A region from the Thiohalophilus sp. genome encodes:
- the bamA gene encoding outer membrane protein assembly factor BamA — protein MALPAKAFDPFVIEDIRLEGLQRISAGTIFNYLPLKTGDRLDPELSSRAIRDLYETGFFKDVKLEREGDVLVVFVAERPAIADIRIEGNDSIPDEQLESSLQQIGLVRGQVLDRSTLDKVTQELERQYYGQGKYGVEIETVTTPLERNRVDIEINIAEGVAAEIFSVNIVGNKAFNDEELLKNISLSDSSMFGREKYSRQVFSGDLEALRSYYLDRGYINFNTDSSQVSLTPDKQEVYITINITEGEQYTVRDIKVTGDTIIPLEEVRELITLKVDEIYSHKKSVETTNNISDKLAARGYAFANVNLIPELDKDSRSVALTLSVDPGRRVYVRRINITGNTKTRDEVIRRELRQHEGDWLSTEKVSLSRTRLDRLGFFEQVSVETPAVSGTSDQVDVNFNVKERPTGSLTAGIGYSDTQGALINFGLTQENFLGTGKRLGLNLNNSDVTKFYNLSYTNPYYTDDGVSRGFNVFWREVDAEEAQLTRFTTNTKGASVNYGFPLSEITRANFSLGYENTEIIPGANVAQEILDFIDENGSVYDNYEVSLSWRRDSRNRAILADSGSVTSVNLTSAIPGSNLEYYKIDTRFLKYFGLTENITLSTELNLGYGDSFGDTGFDGLPPYMRYYAGGSRTVRGYDSNSLGPNDCDDNRPGCTNDPLGGSKRVIGSLELILPNIFAEQSNSTRIAAFFDAGNVFAADQSVDVNELRTSAGLAFMWLAPIGTLRFSYAMPLNDEPGDDTQNFQFTMGSDF, from the coding sequence ATGGCATTACCTGCAAAGGCGTTCGACCCTTTTGTGATCGAGGATATCCGACTCGAAGGTTTGCAGCGTATTTCCGCCGGAACGATATTCAACTACCTGCCTCTCAAGACAGGGGACAGACTGGATCCCGAGTTGAGCAGCCGTGCTATCCGCGATCTTTATGAGACAGGGTTTTTCAAGGATGTCAAACTCGAACGTGAAGGTGATGTTCTGGTTGTGTTTGTTGCCGAGCGCCCGGCGATTGCGGATATCCGTATCGAAGGTAATGACAGTATCCCCGATGAACAGCTGGAGTCTTCACTGCAACAAATCGGCCTGGTACGTGGCCAGGTACTGGATCGTTCCACGCTGGATAAAGTGACGCAGGAACTGGAGCGGCAATATTACGGGCAAGGGAAATACGGTGTGGAAATTGAAACCGTTACCACGCCACTGGAACGCAATCGTGTCGATATTGAGATCAATATTGCCGAAGGTGTGGCTGCCGAGATCTTTTCGGTAAATATTGTCGGTAACAAGGCTTTTAACGATGAAGAACTGCTGAAAAATATTTCTCTTTCTGATAGCTCAATGTTTGGTCGGGAGAAGTACTCTCGCCAGGTATTCAGTGGCGATCTCGAGGCATTGCGCTCCTATTATCTCGATCGCGGTTATATCAATTTCAATACGGACTCAAGCCAGGTCTCGCTGACCCCGGACAAACAGGAAGTGTATATCACGATAAATATCACCGAGGGCGAGCAGTATACGGTCAGGGATATAAAAGTGACCGGTGATACCATTATTCCGCTGGAAGAAGTCAGGGAACTGATTACACTCAAGGTTGATGAGATTTATTCACACAAGAAGAGTGTCGAAACGACCAACAATATCAGTGACAAGCTGGCGGCCAGGGGCTATGCCTTTGCCAATGTGAACCTGATTCCCGAGCTGGATAAGGACTCCCGAAGCGTGGCCTTGACTCTATCGGTGGATCCCGGTCGACGGGTTTATGTGCGGCGAATCAACATCACCGGCAATACCAAAACACGTGATGAAGTGATTCGACGTGAATTACGCCAGCACGAAGGCGACTGGCTCTCCACGGAAAAAGTCTCGCTATCCCGCACCCGTCTCGATCGGCTGGGTTTTTTTGAACAGGTGTCGGTCGAAACGCCGGCGGTCAGCGGTACCAGCGACCAGGTGGATGTTAATTTCAACGTCAAGGAGCGTCCGACCGGTTCCCTGACGGCGGGTATCGGTTATTCGGATACCCAGGGAGCACTGATTAACTTTGGCCTTACTCAGGAAAATTTTCTTGGTACCGGCAAGCGACTGGGTCTGAATCTGAATAACAGCGATGTCACCAAATTTTATAATCTGAGCTATACGAACCCCTATTACACGGACGATGGCGTCAGCCGGGGGTTCAATGTTTTCTGGCGGGAGGTCGATGCCGAAGAAGCGCAGCTGACCCGCTTTACCACCAATACCAAAGGGGCGTCAGTGAATTACGGGTTTCCCCTGTCGGAAATTACCCGGGCGAATTTCAGTCTCGGTTATGAGAATACTGAAATTATTCCCGGCGCCAATGTGGCACAGGAAATACTTGATTTTATTGATGAAAATGGTAGTGTCTACGATAATTACGAGGTCTCGCTCAGCTGGCGGCGGGATAGCCGCAACCGGGCGATTCTGGCGGATTCCGGTTCCGTGACTTCCGTGAATCTGACCTCGGCGATTCCGGGCAGCAATCTGGAATATTATAAAATTGATACCCGGTTCCTGAAATATTTCGGTCTGACCGAGAATATTACCCTGTCCACCGAGCTCAACCTTGGTTATGGTGACAGCTTTGGCGATACCGGCTTTGACGGTCTGCCGCCCTATATGCGCTATTATGCCGGTGGCAGCCGCACGGTGCGCGGTTATGACAGCAATAGTTTAGGTCCGAATGATTGTGATGATAACAGGCCGGGATGTACGAATGATCCGCTAGGAGGCAGTAAACGAGTTATTGGCAGTCTGGAGTTGATTTTGCCCAACATATTTGCCGAGCAGAGCAATTCCACCCGGATTGCGGCCTTTTTTGATGCCGGGAATGTATTCGCCGCCGATCAGAGTGTGGATGTGAATGAACTGCGCACTTCGGCTGGCCTGGCATTCATGTGGCTGGCGCCGATTGGGACATTGCGGTTCAGTTATGCCATGCCGCTGAACGACGAACCGGGCGATGATACACAGAACTTCCAGTTTACCATGGGCTCGGATTTCTAG
- the fabZ gene encoding 3-hydroxyacyl-ACP dehydratase FabZ: MVALNIYEILEHLPHRYPFLLIDKVLECEPGKSLVGIKNVTHNEPYFIGHFPTRPIMPGVLILEALAQATGILAFQTVGRKPDGTSLYYFVGIDNARFKQPVIPGDQLRLEVEYTRKMRGIWKFDGRAKVDDKVVCSAELMCAEREIE, encoded by the coding sequence TTGGTCGCGTTGAACATCTATGAAATTCTTGAGCATTTGCCGCATCGCTATCCGTTTCTGCTGATTGACAAGGTTCTGGAATGTGAGCCGGGCAAGTCCCTGGTCGGTATCAAAAACGTTACTCATAATGAGCCGTATTTTATCGGACATTTCCCGACCCGGCCGATTATGCCGGGGGTACTGATTCTCGAAGCCCTGGCCCAGGCGACCGGTATTCTGGCTTTTCAGACCGTTGGTCGAAAACCGGATGGGACCTCGCTTTATTATTTCGTTGGCATTGATAATGCCCGTTTCAAACAACCGGTCATTCCCGGTGATCAGTTGCGTCTGGAAGTAGAATATACTCGCAAGATGCGCGGTATCTGGAAGTTTGATGGTCGCGCGAAAGTTGACGACAAGGTAGTGTGCAGCGCGGAACTGATGTGTGCTGAACGTGAGATAGAATGA
- the lpxB gene encoding lipid-A-disaccharide synthase translates to MIIAGEASGDLHAAKLVEGVKQQRPDTRFFGIGGSAMRKAGVDILVESSELAVVGLIEVFAHRKVIFGALNRMREILRNDPPDLLILTDYPEFNLRLARTAKECGVKVLYYISPQIWAWRQGRVKKIRQLVDNMAVVFPFEVDFYARHGVPVTYVGHPLAHEVRASADRNTLLREFGLDPARPVVGLFPGSRRSEIKRLLPIIIDTARLLQQHRPQLQFVLPIASTLNPALIRENMPEHELDIHYIEHRPYDAMQVSDAIVTVSGTVTLEIALIGTPMVVINRVAWLTYHIVKRMLKIDHLALCNIVAQRRIVAELIQNDATPQTIAAELERLLDDGDYRKEIKQGLEEVRQKLEDDSHITDIATVTVDMLTQ, encoded by the coding sequence ATGATCATTGCCGGTGAGGCCTCCGGTGATCTGCATGCCGCCAAGCTGGTCGAGGGCGTCAAACAACAACGCCCGGATACCCGGTTTTTCGGTATCGGCGGCAGTGCCATGCGCAAAGCCGGCGTGGATATTCTGGTGGAATCCTCCGAGCTGGCGGTTGTCGGGCTGATTGAAGTCTTCGCCCATCGCAAGGTGATCTTCGGTGCCCTCAATCGGATGCGCGAGATTCTGCGTAACGACCCACCGGATCTACTGATCCTGACCGATTATCCCGAATTCAATCTGCGCCTGGCGCGCACCGCCAAAGAGTGTGGCGTCAAGGTGCTGTACTATATCAGCCCGCAGATCTGGGCATGGCGGCAGGGACGGGTGAAGAAAATCCGACAACTGGTCGACAACATGGCCGTGGTATTTCCTTTTGAAGTCGACTTCTATGCCCGCCACGGGGTACCGGTCACCTATGTGGGTCATCCCCTCGCCCACGAGGTCAGGGCCAGCGCCGATCGAAATACCTTGTTGCGCGAGTTCGGGCTGGATCCGGCACGACCGGTCGTCGGCCTGTTTCCCGGCAGCCGCCGCAGTGAAATCAAACGCTTGCTACCGATCATCATCGACACAGCCCGCCTGCTACAACAACATCGGCCACAACTGCAGTTTGTGCTGCCGATCGCCTCGACCCTCAATCCGGCTCTGATCCGGGAGAATATGCCCGAACACGAACTGGATATCCACTATATCGAGCACCGGCCTTACGACGCCATGCAGGTCAGCGATGCGATCGTCACCGTCTCCGGCACGGTAACACTGGAGATCGCCCTGATCGGTACTCCGATGGTTGTCATCAACCGGGTGGCCTGGCTGACCTATCACATCGTCAAACGCATGCTGAAAATCGATCACCTGGCACTGTGTAACATCGTTGCCCAGCGCCGAATCGTCGCCGAACTGATCCAAAATGACGCCACACCACAAACTATCGCGGCAGAGCTTGAACGTCTTCTTGATGACGGGGATTACCGAAAAGAAATCAAACAGGGACTGGAAGAAGTGCGACAAAAACTGGAAGACGACAGCCACATCACCGACATTGCCACCGTCACCGTCGACATGCTTACACAGTAA
- the lpxA gene encoding acyl-ACP--UDP-N-acetylglucosamine O-acyltransferase — MSIDQRAIIDPGARIADDVSIGAFSIIGQDVEIGAGTIIGPHVIINGPTRIGCNNHFFQFSSIGEIPQDKKYHGENSRLEIGDGNTIREFVTINRGTDDGGGVTRIGNDNWLMAYIHIAHDCLVGNNTIFANGASLAGHVEIDDYVILGGFTLIHQFTKIGNHAFCGMGSAISKDIPPYVMVSGNPASPYGINSEGLKRREYSKEAIKAIKNAYKIIYRSGHTSDEARQYLKPLAEQHPEVQPMLDFLNRSQRGILR, encoded by the coding sequence ATGAGTATCGATCAACGCGCTATCATCGATCCTGGCGCACGGATTGCCGATGACGTCAGTATCGGTGCTTTCAGTATCATCGGGCAGGATGTCGAGATTGGCGCCGGCACGATCATCGGACCGCATGTGATCATCAATGGTCCAACCCGTATCGGGTGTAACAATCATTTTTTTCAGTTCAGTTCCATCGGTGAAATACCCCAGGACAAGAAATATCACGGTGAGAACTCCCGCCTCGAAATTGGTGACGGCAACACTATCCGGGAGTTCGTCACGATCAATCGTGGAACCGACGATGGTGGTGGCGTTACCCGCATCGGTAACGATAACTGGTTAATGGCCTATATCCACATTGCTCACGACTGCCTGGTGGGTAATAACACGATCTTTGCCAATGGGGCCTCACTGGCCGGACATGTCGAGATCGACGATTATGTCATCCTCGGCGGTTTTACCCTGATACACCAGTTCACCAAGATTGGCAATCATGCCTTCTGCGGCATGGGCAGCGCCATCAGCAAGGATATCCCTCCTTATGTCATGGTCAGCGGCAACCCGGCCAGCCCCTATGGCATTAACAGCGAGGGGCTCAAGCGTCGCGAGTACAGCAAGGAAGCGATCAAGGCGATCAAAAACGCCTACAAGATTATCTACCGATCAGGTCATACCAGCGACGAAGCCCGGCAATATCTCAAACCCCTGGCCGAACAACATCCCGAAGTTCAGCCCATGCTCGACTTCCTCAACCGCTCCCAACGCGGTATTCTCAGATAG
- a CDS encoding OmpH family outer membrane protein, producing the protein MNISLVLKKAPQADAARKKLENEFAPRDDKIVAMQKKLKQLEEELARDADIMSDEVRKKKERQIVLEKREIERTREEFNEDLNIRRNDELNRLQKLVYDTIVSLAKDKNYDLVVGDNVIYAADSVDLSEQVLERLNAQHKPDSGDARN; encoded by the coding sequence GTGAATATTTCCCTGGTTCTCAAAAAAGCCCCCCAGGCCGATGCCGCGCGCAAAAAACTGGAAAACGAGTTTGCCCCGCGTGATGACAAAATCGTCGCCATGCAGAAAAAGCTCAAACAACTCGAAGAAGAGCTGGCCAGAGACGCCGATATAATGAGCGATGAGGTTCGCAAGAAAAAAGAGCGTCAAATTGTGCTGGAAAAACGTGAGATAGAGCGTACTCGCGAAGAATTTAACGAGGATCTTAATATCCGTCGTAATGACGAACTGAACCGGTTGCAAAAACTGGTTTATGACACGATCGTATCACTGGCTAAGGATAAAAATTACGACCTTGTTGTCGGTGACAATGTCATCTATGCCGCGGACTCGGTTGATTTGAGCGAACAGGTGCTGGAACGATTAAACGCGCAACATAAGCCGGATTCAGGCGACGCCCGGAACTGA
- a CDS encoding Gfo/Idh/MocA family oxidoreductase — protein MTTLKTAVVGVGYLGKFHAQKYAQLPASQLIGVCDTNQEVARTIAEEHGVSVFNDYHDLIGKVDAVSIVVPTQKHYEVAKTFLDNGVHVLLEKPITSTLEQGRELVELAERNNLKFQIGHLERFNPAVMALENVLVEPLFIESHRIAPFNPRGADVNVILDLMIHDIDIILDFVGSPIKAIHASGVPVLSDETDVANVRLEFENGCVANVTASRISMKSERRMRIFQSDAYITIDFQNKQLGIHRKGKGEMYPGVAEIDSEEHAFDQGDALLSEIGAFLQAINTDARPVINGADGLRALETAFEINRQLSEN, from the coding sequence ATGACAACACTTAAAACCGCCGTCGTCGGTGTCGGTTATCTCGGAAAATTCCACGCCCAGAAATACGCCCAGCTTCCCGCCTCGCAGCTGATCGGGGTGTGTGACACCAACCAGGAAGTGGCGCGCACCATCGCCGAGGAACATGGTGTGTCAGTCTTCAACGACTACCATGATCTGATCGGCAAGGTCGATGCAGTCAGTATTGTTGTTCCTACGCAGAAACATTACGAAGTGGCGAAAACGTTTCTCGACAACGGTGTGCATGTACTGCTCGAAAAGCCAATCACCTCGACCCTGGAACAGGGCCGCGAACTGGTGGAGCTCGCCGAGCGAAATAACCTGAAATTCCAGATCGGCCATCTGGAACGCTTCAACCCGGCCGTCATGGCGCTGGAGAACGTGCTGGTCGAACCCCTGTTTATCGAGTCGCACCGCATCGCGCCCTTCAACCCGCGTGGCGCCGATGTCAACGTGATTCTGGATCTGATGATTCATGATATCGATATCATTCTTGATTTTGTCGGCTCGCCGATCAAGGCGATTCATGCCAGCGGCGTGCCAGTGCTGTCCGATGAAACCGATGTCGCCAATGTCCGTCTGGAATTTGAAAACGGCTGTGTGGCCAATGTCACGGCCAGTCGCATCAGTATGAAAAGCGAACGACGCATGCGGATATTTCAGTCGGACGCTTATATCACGATCGACTTCCAGAACAAGCAGCTGGGCATTCACCGCAAGGGCAAGGGTGAAATGTATCCCGGTGTGGCCGAGATCGACAGTGAAGAACATGCCTTTGATCAGGGCGATGCCCTGTTGAGTGAAATCGGGGCGTTTCTACAGGCCATCAATACCGATGCGAGGCCGGTCATTAATGGCGCCGACGGCCTGCGCGCGCTGGAAACCGCCTTTGAAATCAACCGGCAACTATCAGAAAACTGA
- a CDS encoding DegT/DnrJ/EryC1/StrS family aminotransferase, translated as MIPMVDLKQQYQSLKTEIEQGFADTFEKTSFILGPNVKGFEADAAEYLGVKHAISCASGTDALHLSLVAAGIGEGDEVITSAFTFIATAEAIRYVGAIPVYVDIRPDTYNLDPELIESAMTDKTRAILPVHLFGQPADMGAIMALADKHNLKVIEDCAQSFGADIDGKMTGGIGLAGAHSFFPSKNLGCYGDGGMITTNDDSIADTLLMLRNHGSKERYYHDVVGYNSRLDELQAVVLRAKLKHLPEYNRERRRVAHRYSAGLAGSVVTPPHEDEIGTHVYHQYTVLSEQRDAVMKKLADNDIASAIYYPVPLHQQKVFANICKDVRLPVTDQIASRCMSLPIYPELQNGQIDQIIDVIQSV; from the coding sequence ATGATCCCAATGGTTGATCTGAAACAGCAATACCAGAGTCTGAAAACCGAAATCGAACAGGGTTTTGCCGACACGTTTGAAAAAACCAGTTTTATTCTCGGGCCGAACGTTAAAGGCTTCGAGGCCGACGCCGCCGAATACCTGGGTGTCAAACACGCCATCAGTTGCGCCTCCGGCACCGATGCCCTGCACCTGTCACTGGTCGCCGCCGGCATTGGTGAGGGCGACGAGGTTATCACCTCCGCCTTTACCTTCATCGCCACCGCCGAGGCGATTCGTTATGTCGGCGCTATTCCGGTCTATGTGGATATTCGCCCGGATACCTATAACCTGGATCCCGAGCTGATCGAATCCGCGATGACCGACAAGACCCGGGCTATTTTGCCGGTACACCTGTTCGGCCAGCCGGCCGACATGGGCGCCATCATGGCACTGGCCGACAAGCATAACCTCAAAGTCATCGAAGACTGCGCCCAGTCCTTCGGTGCCGACATTGACGGGAAAATGACCGGTGGTATCGGTCTGGCCGGGGCGCACAGTTTTTTTCCCAGCAAGAACCTGGGCTGTTACGGCGATGGCGGCATGATCACCACCAATGACGATAGCATTGCTGATACGCTGCTCATGCTGCGTAATCATGGCAGCAAGGAGCGTTATTATCACGATGTCGTCGGTTACAACAGCCGGCTCGACGAACTGCAGGCCGTCGTGCTGCGCGCCAAACTCAAACACCTGCCCGAGTACAACCGGGAGCGGCGACGCGTGGCACACCGTTATTCCGCCGGTCTTGCGGGCAGCGTGGTCACCCCGCCACACGAGGATGAGATAGGCACGCATGTCTATCATCAATATACCGTGCTGAGTGAGCAACGCGACGCGGTAATGAAAAAACTGGCCGACAACGACATTGCCTCGGCCATCTACTACCCCGTCCCCCTGCATCAACAAAAAGTCTTTGCCAATATTTGCAAGGACGTCAGGCTGCCGGTCACCGACCAGATCGCCAGTCGTTGCATGTCTTTGCCAATCTACCCGGAGCTGCAAAACGGTCAGATCGATCAGATCATCGACGTTATCCAGTCAGTCTGA
- the rnhB gene encoding ribonuclease HII, with the protein MNTDWTLTLQQERLAGLDEVGRGPLAGPVVAAAVILDPANPIAGLLDSKRLSESRREQLAAQIREQALAWAVGRAEVAEIDRLNILQASLLAMQRAAAALDPAPLEALVDGNRCPELACPARAVVKGDDCVPAIMAASILAKVSRDQEMVALAETYPGYGLENHKGYPTKAHIAALQNLGITEIHRRSFGPVRKLL; encoded by the coding sequence TTGAACACAGATTGGACATTGACGCTGCAACAGGAGCGACTGGCCGGGTTGGATGAAGTGGGTCGCGGTCCGTTGGCCGGCCCTGTGGTGGCGGCGGCGGTCATCCTGGATCCGGCCAATCCCATAGCAGGGCTGCTGGATTCCAAGCGGCTGAGCGAGTCGCGCCGTGAACAACTGGCGGCGCAAATCCGGGAACAGGCCCTGGCCTGGGCCGTGGGCCGGGCGGAGGTGGCGGAAATCGACCGGCTCAATATCCTCCAGGCCAGCTTGCTGGCCATGCAGCGTGCCGCCGCCGCGCTCGACCCCGCGCCGCTGGAGGCGCTGGTGGACGGGAATCGCTGCCCCGAACTGGCCTGCCCGGCCCGGGCGGTAGTGAAGGGCGACGACTGCGTACCGGCCATCATGGCCGCCTCGATCCTGGCCAAGGTGAGCCGGGATCAGGAAATGGTGGCCCTGGCCGAAACCTATCCCGGCTATGGGCTGGAAAACCATAAGGGCTACCCGACCAAAGCCCATATTGCCGCCTTGCAGAATCTCGGCATTACCGAAATCCATCGGCGCAGCTTTGGGCCGGTGCGCAAGCTACTATAG
- a CDS encoding IS30 family transposase, with protein sequence MKQYAQLTQEQRYQIQAYMKAGFNQTQTANFIGVDKSTVSREVRRNRGRRGYRAQQAHRFCLERRADKAQSRIESATWHHVRRLLREDWSPEQIGLWLAKEAGLSVSHESIYLYVLADKQAGGSLYRHLRCQKQRKKRYGTYSRRGQIPNQISIDQRPAVVDSRHRYGDWELDTVIGKNHRQALVTLVERKSKLTLIAKVARKTAEAVSEAIIRLLKPLAPWVHTLTADNGREFAQHQKIARALNAKFYFAHPFASWERGLNENTNGLIRQYFPKKHDFTTITQRQIQRVMEKLNNRPRKCLGIKTPNQVFFGIHPDVALAT encoded by the coding sequence ATGAAGCAATACGCGCAGCTTACCCAGGAACAACGATACCAAATTCAGGCCTATATGAAAGCCGGTTTTAATCAAACTCAGACCGCGAATTTCATCGGCGTCGATAAATCGACCGTCAGCCGTGAAGTACGTCGCAACCGCGGGCGCCGGGGCTACCGTGCCCAACAGGCCCACCGTTTCTGCCTTGAGCGCCGTGCGGACAAAGCTCAGTCTCGTATCGAATCCGCTACCTGGCATCACGTCCGTCGACTCCTGCGCGAGGACTGGAGCCCTGAACAGATCGGTCTCTGGCTGGCCAAGGAAGCCGGTCTGTCAGTCAGTCATGAGTCCATTTACCTGTATGTCCTCGCCGATAAACAGGCTGGCGGCTCACTCTATCGGCACCTGCGTTGCCAGAAGCAACGTAAAAAGCGCTATGGCACCTATTCACGCCGGGGCCAGATCCCGAATCAAATCTCTATCGACCAACGTCCGGCGGTGGTCGACTCACGTCATCGTTACGGCGACTGGGAGCTGGATACGGTCATCGGTAAAAACCACCGCCAGGCCCTGGTGACACTGGTTGAACGCAAATCCAAACTGACACTCATTGCCAAGGTCGCCCGGAAAACGGCTGAAGCTGTCAGCGAGGCCATCATCCGATTGCTCAAGCCACTGGCGCCCTGGGTGCATACCCTCACCGCCGACAACGGCCGTGAATTTGCTCAGCATCAAAAAATTGCCAGAGCACTCAATGCCAAGTTTTACTTTGCGCATCCCTTTGCTTCCTGGGAGCGCGGCCTGAATGAAAACACCAATGGACTCATTCGCCAGTATTTCCCCAAGAAGCATGATTTTACGACCATCACTCAACGACAAATTCAACGCGTGATGGAGAAACTCAACAACCGTCCCCGAAAATGTCTTGGTATCAAAACACCGAATCAGGTATTTTTCGGGATACACCCTGATGTTGCACTAGCAACTTGA
- the lpxD gene encoding UDP-3-O-(3-hydroxymyristoyl)glucosamine N-acyltransferase: protein MKYTLQELAEHTGGQVAGDPQTVIERVATLTRASSGTISFLTSATYRQYLANTSASAVILRQADASHCPVNALIVDNPHAAYARVASLLHPPVTPPVGIHPSAVVEASATVPESVSIGANCYVGADVRLGEAVSIGAGCVIETGVHIGSHSRLAANVTVLHECQIGQQAVIHPGVVIGGDGFGQANDQGVWLKIPQIGRVIIGDDVEIGANTAIDRGAIEDTVIGDNVKLDNLIQVAHNVHIGAHTVVAASAAIAGSAHIGNHCTIAGMVGIAGHIEIADNVTITAMSMVSHSIREPGIYSSGTTLEPNKLWRKNAVRFKQLDEMARRIKTLESRQGK, encoded by the coding sequence GTGAAGTATACCCTGCAAGAACTGGCTGAGCATACAGGAGGGCAGGTTGCCGGTGATCCGCAAACGGTTATAGAACGGGTCGCGACCCTGACCCGGGCCAGTTCCGGAACCATTTCTTTTTTAACCAGTGCCACCTATCGCCAGTATCTGGCAAATACCTCGGCTTCCGCCGTGATTCTCCGACAGGCCGATGCGAGCCACTGCCCGGTAAACGCGCTGATCGTTGACAATCCGCATGCGGCTTATGCCCGGGTTGCCTCATTGCTCCATCCGCCTGTCACGCCGCCAGTGGGTATTCATCCTTCCGCCGTGGTCGAGGCATCCGCGACTGTCCCGGAATCCGTCTCCATTGGTGCCAACTGTTATGTTGGAGCTGATGTGCGATTGGGAGAAGCGGTCTCGATTGGCGCCGGTTGTGTTATCGAGACCGGTGTTCATATCGGCTCACATAGCCGCCTGGCGGCGAATGTGACTGTTTTGCATGAATGTCAAATCGGACAGCAGGCGGTGATTCACCCGGGAGTTGTCATTGGCGGTGATGGTTTTGGCCAGGCCAACGACCAGGGTGTGTGGTTGAAAATTCCCCAGATCGGACGCGTCATTATCGGCGATGATGTCGAGATCGGCGCCAACACCGCGATCGACCGGGGCGCTATCGAAGACACGGTTATCGGCGACAACGTCAAACTCGATAATCTGATCCAGGTAGCGCATAATGTACACATCGGCGCGCACACGGTGGTTGCTGCCTCTGCTGCAATAGCAGGCAGTGCGCATATTGGGAACCACTGCACAATTGCCGGCATGGTGGGTATTGCCGGTCACATCGAAATTGCCGACAATGTCACAATTACGGCAATGTCAATGGTGTCTCATTCCATCCGGGAGCCGGGTATCTACTCTTCCGGTACGACACTGGAACCGAACAAGCTGTGGCGAAAAAATGCTGTCAGATTCAAACAGTTGGATGAGATGGCAAGGCGTATTAAGACACTGGAATCCCGGCAGGGAAAATAA
- a CDS encoding HNH endonuclease codes for MSSLPLILRLDINGQPVNWVPWQEAACLYSRGRVAWTAGEHKFPLHGGHSRSTGEQSLLEINSIIAVHGENKALKHYITPPLSNRELFRRDRHTCLYCGHEFRDPLLTRDHVKPLSRGGRDHWRNVVTACKRCNARKGSRLPEQANMPLLAIPYVPNLAEYLVLRNRRILADQMEFLRVQFKQMGKDWM; via the coding sequence ATGTCGTCGTTACCTTTGATTCTTCGATTGGATATTAATGGCCAGCCGGTGAACTGGGTTCCCTGGCAGGAAGCGGCCTGTCTCTATTCCCGCGGGCGGGTGGCCTGGACGGCGGGCGAGCACAAGTTTCCCCTGCATGGCGGCCACAGCCGGTCGACCGGCGAGCAGAGCCTGCTGGAAATCAATTCGATCATCGCCGTCCACGGCGAGAACAAGGCGCTCAAACATTACATCACGCCACCGTTGAGTAACCGAGAACTGTTCCGGCGGGATCGTCACACCTGCCTCTATTGCGGGCATGAGTTTCGCGATCCCCTGTTGACCCGGGATCACGTCAAACCCCTGTCCCGGGGCGGTCGCGATCACTGGCGCAATGTGGTCACCGCCTGCAAGCGCTGCAATGCCCGCAAGGGCAGCCGTTTGCCCGAACAGGCCAACATGCCGTTGCTGGCCATCCCGTATGTGCCCAATCTGGCCGAATACCTGGTGTTGCGTAATCGCCGCATTCTGGCCGATCAGATGGAATTTCTGCGTGTCCAGTTCAAACAGATGGGCAAGGACTGGATGTAG